In the Bacteroidales bacterium genome, one interval contains:
- the rfbA gene encoding glucose-1-phosphate thymidylyltransferase RfbA → MKGIILAGGSGTRLHPLTIAISKQLMPIYNKPMIYYPLSVLMMAGINEILIISTPHDLPHFKKLFGTGEDLGLKFSYKEQVIPNGLAQAFVLGEEFIGKDKVALILGDNIFYMRGLTTLLKSVSNPDGGVVFAYQVTDPHRYGVVEFDDSMTAISIEEKPEKPKSNYAVPGLYFYDNSVVEIAKNIKPSARGEYEITDVNRYYLEQKKLKVALLGRGTAWLDTGTFESLNEASQFVEVIEKRQGMMISNIEEIAYRMGFIDADQLRKLAEPLRKSGYGEYLLTLIK, encoded by the coding sequence ATGAAAGGAATTATATTAGCCGGCGGCTCCGGTACGCGCTTACATCCTTTAACTATTGCCATAAGCAAACAATTGATGCCTATTTATAATAAACCTATGATTTATTATCCATTATCGGTTTTAATGATGGCAGGAATAAACGAAATCTTAATCATATCAACGCCTCATGATTTACCTCATTTTAAAAAATTATTTGGAACAGGCGAAGACTTAGGACTTAAGTTTAGTTATAAAGAACAAGTTATACCTAATGGTTTAGCTCAAGCTTTTGTTTTAGGTGAAGAATTTATTGGTAAGGATAAAGTGGCTCTTATTTTAGGTGATAATATTTTTTATATGAGAGGTTTAACAACTCTATTAAAAAGCGTAAGTAATCCTGACGGAGGAGTTGTATTTGCTTACCAAGTAACAGATCCGCATCGCTATGGTGTTGTTGAATTTGATGATAGTATGACAGCAATTTCTATTGAAGAGAAGCCGGAAAAACCAAAATCAAATTATGCTGTCCCCGGATTATATTTTTATGATAATTCTGTTGTTGAAATTGCCAAAAACATTAAACCAAGTGCTCGTGGCGAATATGAAATTACCGATGTAAACAGGTATTACTTAGAACAAAAAAAGTTAAAGGTTGCACTATTAGGTAGAGGAACAGCTTGGTTAGATACCGGCACATTTGAATCCTTAAACGAAGCCTCCCAATTTGTAGAAGTTATTGAAAAGCGACAAGGAATGATGATTAGCAATATAGAAGAAATTGCATATCGAATGGGATTTATTGATGCTGATCAGTTACGTAAATTAGCAGAACCTTTACGAAAAAGCGGCTATGGAGAATATTTATTGACTTTAATAAAATAA
- a CDS encoding polyprenyl synthetase family protein: MQTFEEYQSLIQSVIEKEIGHREPVELYDPINYTLTMGGKRLRPLLTLLSCDIFDGNLQDALYPALGLETFHNFTLLHDDIMDQAPIRRGLPTVYKKWDANHAILSGDTMMVMAYDFILNSPKDLLFDIFTIFNKVGREVCEGQQYDMNFETNNNVKLDEYLKMIHLKTAVLLGGSMQVGAIVARTTKKNSQLIYNFGESVGMAFQLQDDLLDAFGNEDVFGKKNGGDIRANKKTYLYLKAMELGSTQQQNELKKLFDIQNGQDDDKVKKVLNIFNDLNIEAETQTLMDHYYDKAMKTLEEINLNQEKKAILVKLAESLMNRDN; this comes from the coding sequence ATGCAAACCTTCGAAGAATACCAAAGTTTAATTCAGTCTGTTATTGAAAAAGAAATTGGTCATCGTGAACCGGTTGAATTGTACGACCCTATTAATTACACCCTAACTATGGGCGGAAAACGCTTACGCCCTTTATTAACTCTATTAAGCTGCGATATCTTTGATGGAAATTTGCAGGATGCTCTTTATCCTGCACTTGGACTGGAAACTTTTCACAATTTTACCCTATTGCATGATGACATAATGGATCAGGCACCAATAAGACGCGGATTACCAACAGTATATAAAAAATGGGATGCTAATCATGCTATTCTTTCCGGCGATACAATGATGGTTATGGCATACGATTTTATTTTAAATTCACCCAAGGATTTACTTTTTGATATTTTTACCATATTCAATAAGGTTGGCAGAGAAGTTTGCGAAGGTCAGCAATACGATATGAATTTTGAAACTAACAACAACGTTAAACTTGATGAATATTTAAAAATGATTCACCTGAAAACGGCAGTCTTATTAGGTGGAAGTATGCAAGTTGGAGCTATCGTTGCCCGAACTACGAAAAAAAATTCTCAATTAATCTATAATTTTGGCGAAAGTGTGGGAATGGCTTTTCAGCTTCAAGATGATTTATTAGATGCTTTTGGTAATGAAGATGTATTTGGGAAAAAAAATGGTGGGGATATTAGAGCTAACAAAAAAACCTATTTATACCTTAAGGCAATGGAGTTAGGTTCTACGCAACAACAAAACGAGCTTAAAAAATTATTTGATATCCAAAATGGGCAAGATGATGATAAAGTAAAAAAGGTTTTAAATATTTTCAATGATTTGAATATAGAAGCCGAAACGCAAACTTTAATGGATCACTATTATGATAAAGCAATGAAAACGTTGGAAGAAATAAACTTAAACCAAGAAAAGAAAGCTATTTTAGTTAAGCTTGCCGAAAGTTTAATGAATCGTGATAATTAG
- a CDS encoding ABC-F family ATP-binding cassette domain-containing protein: MFSVQNISMLFSGHLLFDQVSFLINQNDKIGLVGANGTGKSTLLKLLAKELDFDGGEIVIPDGKTVGYLPQELKNNSTLSIYEETQKAFSQINDLEKKIEQLNKDLISRTDYESEQYLNLANELSISTERYQLLGGQNRDADLEKVLLGLGFTSDDFSRSLAEFSGGWRMRIEIAKILLQQPDLLLLDEPVNHLDIESIEWLENFLKNYKGAVMLVAHDRVFLDSVTKRTIEISKRRIYDYKMPYSKYVKEREERLIGEKSAYINQQRQIQEIEQFIERFRYQATKAKQVQSRVKMLEKIKRIEVDTIDRSSIKFSFQDAPPAGKIIVETQKLNKRFGTNLVLNQLDFVLLKGEKVAFVGKNGMGKSTLAKIIVGELEYEGMFKIGYNVKLGYYAQNQTDYLDMHKTVFDTIDDVATGDLRKKVRDILGAFLFSGETIDKKVSVLSGGEKSRLALAKLLLEPYNLLVLDEPTNHLDIQSKEILKNALLQYNGSLIIVSHDRDFLQGLTDKVFEFKKAKTKEHLGDIHNFLEKRKIENFQQLEKSGRGISSSQKEKTVSENKQAYINKKANDKELRKLENQLLRVEKEIAKMEVEIEISDSQLADPEKYKELINDSSFFESYQKLKTNLESRLNDWEKVSLELEEKRKT; encoded by the coding sequence ATGTTTTCAGTCCAAAATATAAGCATGCTTTTTTCCGGTCACCTGCTTTTCGATCAGGTGTCTTTTCTTATTAATCAAAATGATAAAATTGGATTAGTTGGAGCAAATGGTACAGGAAAATCTACATTGCTAAAGCTATTGGCAAAAGAATTAGATTTTGATGGAGGAGAGATTGTAATTCCCGACGGGAAAACAGTAGGATACTTACCGCAGGAGCTAAAGAATAACAGTACATTAAGTATTTATGAGGAGACTCAAAAAGCCTTTAGTCAGATTAACGATCTTGAAAAAAAAATAGAACAACTCAATAAAGATTTAATTAGCCGGACAGATTACGAAAGCGAACAATATTTGAATTTAGCAAATGAGTTAAGCATTTCTACAGAAAGATATCAGTTGTTAGGAGGTCAAAATCGTGATGCCGATTTAGAAAAAGTACTACTGGGACTCGGCTTTACGTCTGATGATTTTTCACGTTCACTTGCCGAATTTAGCGGAGGATGGCGTATGCGGATAGAAATTGCCAAAATCCTTTTACAACAGCCCGATCTGCTTTTGCTTGATGAACCGGTAAATCATCTTGATATTGAATCTATAGAGTGGTTGGAAAATTTTCTAAAGAATTATAAGGGAGCCGTAATGTTGGTTGCTCACGATAGGGTTTTCTTAGACTCTGTTACTAAAAGGACAATAGAGATTAGCAAAAGGCGTATTTATGATTATAAAATGCCATATAGTAAATATGTTAAAGAGCGCGAAGAGCGATTGATTGGAGAAAAGTCAGCATATATAAACCAGCAACGGCAGATACAGGAAATTGAGCAATTTATAGAGCGTTTTAGATATCAGGCAACTAAGGCAAAACAAGTACAATCGAGAGTTAAAATGCTCGAGAAAATAAAACGTATTGAAGTCGATACTATTGATCGTTCAAGTATTAAGTTCAGTTTTCAAGATGCTCCACCAGCCGGAAAAATAATTGTAGAAACACAAAAGTTAAATAAGCGTTTTGGCACTAACTTAGTATTAAATCAATTAGATTTTGTTTTGCTTAAAGGAGAGAAGGTTGCTTTTGTCGGGAAAAATGGAATGGGTAAATCTACTTTAGCTAAAATTATTGTAGGAGAGCTGGAATATGAGGGGATGTTTAAAATAGGTTATAATGTAAAGTTGGGATATTATGCACAAAATCAAACCGATTATCTCGATATGCATAAAACCGTTTTTGATACCATAGACGATGTAGCAACCGGAGATTTAAGAAAAAAAGTACGTGATATTTTGGGTGCATTTCTTTTTAGTGGAGAGACTATAGATAAGAAGGTAAGTGTGCTTAGCGGTGGTGAAAAATCGCGATTAGCATTAGCAAAATTGTTGCTTGAACCGTACAACCTTTTGGTGCTTGATGAGCCAACAAATCATTTAGATATCCAGTCGAAAGAAATTCTTAAAAATGCTTTATTGCAGTACAACGGTAGCCTGATAATAGTGTCGCACGACCGTGATTTTTTACAGGGCTTGACAGATAAAGTTTTTGAGTTTAAAAAAGCCAAGACAAAAGAGCATTTGGGCGATATTCATAATTTTCTGGAAAAGAGAAAAATCGAGAATTTTCAACAGTTAGAAAAATCGGGTAGAGGTATTAGTAGTAGTCAAAAAGAAAAAACAGTTTCGGAAAATAAGCAGGCTTATATTAATAAAAAAGCTAATGATAAAGAGTTACGTAAGTTGGAAAATCAATTGCTAAGGGTTGAAAAAGAAATTGCTAAAATGGAGGTAGAGATAGAGATTTCGGATTCTCAATTAGCCGATCCTGAAAAATATAAAGAATTGATTAATGATAGTAGTTTTTTTGAGAGTTACCAAAAATTAAAGACTAATTTAGAAAGTCGATTAAATGATTGGGAAAAAGTTAGTTTAGAACTTGAAGAAAAACGTAAAACCTAA
- a CDS encoding FprA family A-type flavoprotein, whose protein sequence is MAEQKNIQITPDVHWIGVLDREIVTFDVVMETEHGTTYNSFFINAEKKTIIDTSKERFWDTYIEKVKSVVDPAEIEYIIVNHTEPDHSGNLRNLLNLAPKATVVGSGNAIRYLKDLMGADFPYQIVKDGNTLDLGNKTLRFIGAANLHWPDSIYTYLVEDRLLFTCDSFGSHYADDNMWDDEVGNFDDAFKYYFDVILKPFSKFMLKAIEKIKPLRINAILPGHGPLLRKNWRKYVQLSEDYSKEFLAQPERKYIFIPYVSAYHKTGLIAEAIAEGIRESGEVDAVLLDIEKTAIGELDIQMEKASGIIVGSPTINQNILLPIYKLFAIINPLRDKGKLAGAFGSYGWSGEGSKLIENNLRNLKLDFFTVGMFFKFTPNEIELEKCKAYGRDFTAKILEE, encoded by the coding sequence ATGGCTGAACAAAAAAATATTCAAATAACTCCCGATGTACATTGGATAGGGGTTTTAGATAGAGAGATTGTTACTTTCGATGTGGTTATGGAAACCGAACACGGAACAACATATAACTCGTTTTTTATTAATGCTGAGAAAAAAACTATAATAGATACCAGTAAAGAGCGGTTTTGGGATACTTATATTGAGAAAGTTAAAAGTGTTGTCGATCCTGCTGAGATAGAATATATTATCGTTAATCATACCGAACCCGATCATTCGGGTAATTTGCGTAATTTATTAAACTTGGCACCAAAAGCAACTGTTGTCGGATCCGGTAATGCTATTCGTTATTTAAAAGATTTAATGGGAGCCGATTTCCCATATCAAATTGTTAAAGACGGAAATACCCTTGATTTAGGGAATAAAACACTACGTTTTATAGGTGCTGCTAATTTGCATTGGCCCGATTCTATATATACCTACTTAGTAGAAGATCGTTTGCTTTTTACTTGCGATTCTTTTGGTTCTCATTATGCCGATGATAATATGTGGGATGACGAAGTTGGTAATTTTGATGATGCATTTAAATATTATTTTGATGTAATTCTAAAACCATTTAGTAAATTTATGCTCAAGGCTATTGAAAAAATAAAGCCTTTGAGAATAAATGCAATTCTTCCCGGACACGGCCCTCTCTTACGTAAAAACTGGCGCAAATATGTTCAGCTTTCAGAAGATTATTCAAAAGAATTTTTAGCACAACCCGAACGGAAATATATTTTTATTCCTTACGTTTCTGCTTATCATAAAACAGGATTAATTGCTGAAGCTATAGCCGAAGGTATTCGGGAGTCGGGCGAAGTAGATGCTGTTCTTCTTGATATTGAAAAAACGGCTATTGGTGAACTTGATATACAAATGGAAAAAGCAAGTGGTATTATTGTGGGTTCGCCAACAATTAACCAAAATATCTTATTGCCCATTTATAAGCTTTTTGCAATTATAAATCCCTTGCGCGATAAGGGTAAACTTGCAGGAGCTTTTGGCTCTTACGGTTGGAGTGGTGAGGGTTCTAAGCTGATAGAAAATAATTTACGTAACTTAAAACTCGATTTCTTTACCGTTGGGATGTTTTTTAAATTTACTCCCAATGAAATAGAATTGGAAAAATGTAAGGCTTATGGTCGTGATTTTACAGCTAAAATTTTAGAGGAATAA
- a CDS encoding DNA gyrase/topoisomerase IV subunit A — MDEKKDRIEDFDENVNTEEHQHDEQSQGKMQSATHISGMYEDWFLDYASYVILERAVPSVVDGLKPVHRRILHSMRELDDGRYNKVANIIGNTMKYHPHGDASIGDALVNIGQKDLLIDMQGNWGNIHTGDRAAAPRYIEARLTKFALHTLFNPKTTEWKLSYDGRNKEPNDLPVKFPLLLQQGVEGIAVGLASKILPHNFIELIDASIRILQGKSFEIYPDFQTGGYVDVSKYNKGLRGGRIRIRAKINQLDNKTLVITEIPFSKTTNTVIDTIISANDKGKIKIKRIDDNTANEVEIILHLSPGVSPDQTIDALYAFTDCEVSISPNSCVIDNDKPAFLGVDEILERSTNLTVELLKKELLIKKNELLEHLHNLSLEKIFIENRIYRDIEVCESFEEVIETIDKGLKPYTKKFIRKVTRDDIIRLTEIKIKRISKYNSFKADEQIKDLNEELKKVDFNLDHLIDFAIDYFKDLKTRFGKGRGRKTEIRSFENINAATVAVASQKLYVNREDGFVGISLKKDEYVGMCSDIDDIIVFREDGKFVVSKVNGKVFVGKKILHVDVFKKGDDRTVYNVVYRDGLRGNSFVKRFAVTSITRDKEYDFISQTKGSKILYFTANPNGEAELLKINLRPNPKLKKTTFDFDFSELAIKGRGAKGNILSKKPIAKIVKKEDGVSTLGAIDIWFDDSVKRLNTDERGRYLGAFSGEEKIFTIMKSGEYKLYNFDLTNHFEEDMLLIEKFQPHKIVSAIYIEANSKTPYLKRFIPEITEKKINFIGDSAKAKLIDYSLDYKPLVKVLIKSSKGKGNLKLRIDVDEFIGVKSYKAKGKRITTDKLLNSTWLNPIDSEYPFIKSEQENQNTEQQQDIKGDNPDTVDSENNIEFEIEVDEKHIIVDKPTETKTTPEKKQKNKNENLDDDGQIVLDF, encoded by the coding sequence ATGGATGAAAAAAAAGACAGAATAGAAGATTTTGATGAGAATGTGAATACCGAAGAACATCAACATGATGAGCAATCACAAGGTAAAATGCAATCAGCTACACATATTTCGGGTATGTATGAGGATTGGTTTTTGGATTATGCTTCCTATGTTATTTTGGAACGTGCTGTTCCTAGTGTTGTAGACGGATTAAAACCGGTTCACAGGAGGATTTTGCATTCTATGCGAGAGTTAGATGATGGTCGGTACAATAAAGTGGCCAATATCATTGGAAATACAATGAAATATCACCCTCACGGTGATGCTTCCATTGGTGATGCTTTAGTAAATATCGGTCAAAAAGATTTACTAATTGATATGCAGGGAAACTGGGGAAATATCCATACCGGTGACCGTGCAGCTGCTCCCAGATATATTGAAGCTCGACTTACAAAATTTGCATTACATACTCTTTTTAATCCTAAAACTACCGAATGGAAGCTTTCGTACGATGGAAGAAATAAAGAGCCTAACGATTTACCTGTTAAGTTTCCATTATTGCTCCAGCAAGGGGTTGAAGGCATTGCTGTTGGATTGGCATCTAAAATATTACCACATAATTTTATTGAATTAATAGACGCTTCTATTCGGATATTACAAGGGAAATCATTTGAGATTTATCCTGATTTTCAGACTGGTGGATATGTAGATGTAAGCAAGTATAATAAAGGTTTAAGAGGCGGTAGAATACGTATCAGAGCAAAAATAAATCAGCTCGACAATAAAACCCTTGTCATTACTGAAATACCTTTTTCAAAAACAACAAATACCGTTATTGATACTATTATCAGTGCAAACGACAAAGGCAAAATAAAAATTAAGAGAATTGATGATAATACAGCTAACGAAGTAGAAATTATTTTACATCTTTCGCCGGGCGTTTCTCCCGATCAAACTATAGATGCACTCTATGCTTTTACCGATTGCGAGGTTTCAATTTCTCCTAATTCCTGCGTTATCGATAATGATAAACCTGCTTTTTTAGGTGTTGATGAGATATTAGAAAGGTCAACTAATCTTACGGTAGAATTACTCAAGAAAGAACTCCTAATAAAAAAGAACGAATTATTAGAGCATCTGCATAATCTTTCACTCGAAAAAATATTTATAGAAAATCGCATTTATCGCGATATTGAGGTTTGTGAATCATTTGAAGAAGTAATAGAAACTATTGATAAAGGATTAAAGCCTTATACTAAAAAATTTATCCGTAAAGTTACTCGCGATGATATTATTCGCTTGACAGAAATAAAAATTAAGCGAATTTCTAAGTATAACTCATTTAAAGCCGATGAGCAGATAAAAGATTTAAATGAAGAGCTTAAAAAAGTTGATTTCAATTTAGATCATTTAATAGATTTTGCAATTGATTATTTTAAGGATTTAAAAACGCGTTTTGGAAAAGGCAGAGGTAGAAAAACAGAAATTCGCAGTTTTGAAAATATTAATGCCGCTACGGTTGCGGTGGCAAGTCAAAAGCTGTATGTAAATCGTGAAGATGGCTTTGTAGGTATTTCTCTGAAAAAAGACGAATACGTTGGTATGTGTTCCGATATCGATGATATTATAGTTTTTAGAGAAGATGGTAAATTTGTGGTTTCCAAAGTAAACGGAAAAGTCTTTGTAGGAAAGAAAATATTGCATGTTGATGTATTTAAAAAAGGCGACGACAGAACCGTTTATAATGTAGTTTATAGAGATGGGTTAAGAGGAAATAGCTTTGTGAAGCGTTTTGCTGTAACCTCCATTACAAGAGATAAAGAATATGATTTTATTAGTCAAACAAAAGGCTCTAAAATTTTATACTTTACAGCTAATCCAAATGGTGAAGCCGAGCTTTTAAAAATAAATTTACGACCCAATCCAAAGCTTAAAAAAACAACTTTTGATTTTGATTTTAGCGAACTTGCAATAAAAGGCAGAGGAGCAAAAGGAAATATTTTAAGTAAAAAACCTATAGCTAAGATTGTTAAAAAAGAAGACGGGGTTTCAACTTTAGGAGCCATAGATATTTGGTTTGACGATAGTGTAAAACGCTTGAATACTGACGAACGTGGACGATATTTAGGCGCTTTCTCCGGTGAGGAAAAGATTTTTACAATTATGAAATCGGGAGAATATAAACTTTATAATTTTGATTTAACTAATCATTTTGAAGAAGATATGCTGCTGATAGAAAAATTCCAGCCGCATAAAATTGTAAGCGCAATATATATTGAAGCAAATTCTAAAACCCCATATCTTAAAAGATTTATTCCGGAAATAACAGAAAAGAAAATTAATTTTATTGGAGATTCGGCAAAAGCTAAATTGATAGATTACAGCCTCGATTATAAACCATTGGTTAAGGTTCTTATAAAATCATCTAAAGGAAAAGGAAATCTGAAATTAAGAATTGATGTGGACGAATTTATAGGCGTAAAAAGCTATAAAGCCAAAGGAAAAAGAATAACAACAGATAAACTACTAAATTCAACTTGGCTAAATCCTATTGATTCCGAATATCCTTTTATTAAATCAGAGCAAGAAAATCAAAATACTGAACAACAACAAGATATAAAAGGAGATAATCCCGATACTGTTGATTCTGAAAATAATATTGAATTCGAAATAGAAGTAGACGAAAAACATATTATTGTTGATAAACCTACAGAAACTAAGACTACTCCTGAGAAGAAACAAAAGAACAAAAATGAGAATTTAGATGATGATGGACAAATTGTTTTAGATTTTTAG
- a CDS encoding T9SS type A sorting domain-containing protein — protein sequence MKKISLVFLSFMFVVFVNAQQWTNNLPKEKASSSHTFFDYQKAFYSYWEPYNVKGGFYIDDNGEQKKAPGWKQFKRWEYFWETRTNPETGEFPIQDINTIFKQEKRAAAFNETSELWLSKGPNSSSGGYFGIGRINVIAYHPTNPDMFWVGTASGGLWVTVDGGQSWEVLNDDMQTLGVSDIIIPSDYFTSHTIYLATGDRDAFDTKSIGLLKSTDEGANWENINFNFTTNQNGMIYRALLNPFDNETIIVTGNFGTYKGSGVNGNWSKISDEMFIDMEFKPDDFNTLYGSTKQGGVFVSTNGGNDWNQIIDESQGNRTELAVSPANPLYVYAVMVNDDDGLYGVFKSENAGESFDMVYDPAAEGGLNILGWDNGDDDGGQGWYDLAIAVSPTSANFLFIGGINTWISIDGGLTWEMMNHWYGGFESPEVHADKHYLGFQTGTRNLFEGNDGGIYKTSNFTEWTDLTNGIVNSQIYRLSTSQTDVNQGITGLQDNGTKLSYYDDWYTVKGGDGAECIIDYTDEDIQYGSGVNGQISRTMANWSGSETDISDNIPGGADGAWITPYILNPVNPKSLYVGYNEIWKTEDRGDNFVQISDFQESPLQSLAISPADTNTIYAATYYTIYHTDNIDNGWIDITGTLPVSDAKITYIAVKDDDANTVWVTMSGYDGYGVWESTNAGQDWSNISDGLPDVPCNTIVQNKLNTSEVELYAGTDIGVYLKLGNNPWVFFSTGLPNVVVSELEIYYDAVTPSESKLKAATYGRGLWETKVYDSGIQTRAESLSKVIESIYPNPSTGQFRIDFKDYNGEEIEVEIRSLSGKLVYKNSLTAQTNTINLEYLADGVYVLQIQKNNQLFGQSIVIQK from the coding sequence ATGAAAAAAATCAGTTTAGTTTTTTTGAGTTTTATGTTTGTTGTATTTGTAAATGCACAACAATGGACAAATAATTTACCTAAAGAAAAAGCATCTTCTTCACATACTTTTTTTGATTATCAGAAAGCTTTTTATTCTTATTGGGAACCGTATAATGTAAAAGGAGGTTTTTATATCGACGATAATGGTGAACAGAAGAAAGCACCGGGTTGGAAACAATTTAAGCGATGGGAGTATTTCTGGGAAACGCGTACAAATCCTGAAACAGGAGAGTTTCCTATACAGGATATTAATACTATTTTTAAACAAGAAAAACGCGCTGCTGCCTTTAATGAAACCAGTGAATTATGGCTAAGTAAAGGACCTAATTCTTCTTCGGGAGGTTACTTCGGAATAGGTAGAATTAATGTAATCGCTTATCATCCAACTAATCCCGATATGTTTTGGGTAGGAACAGCTTCTGGTGGTTTATGGGTTACAGTTGATGGTGGTCAAAGTTGGGAAGTTTTAAACGATGATATGCAAACACTTGGTGTTAGCGATATTATTATCCCATCAGATTATTTTACTTCTCATACTATTTATCTAGCTACCGGCGATAGAGATGCTTTCGACACAAAAAGTATAGGGCTTTTAAAATCCACTGATGAAGGTGCAAATTGGGAAAATATAAATTTCAATTTTACGACCAATCAAAACGGAATGATTTACCGAGCTCTGTTAAATCCTTTTGATAATGAAACCATTATTGTAACAGGAAATTTTGGTACTTATAAAGGTAGTGGTGTAAATGGGAATTGGAGTAAGATTTCTGATGAAATGTTTATAGATATGGAGTTTAAACCGGACGATTTTAATACGTTATATGGTTCTACTAAACAAGGTGGCGTATTCGTTTCTACGAATGGTGGTAATGATTGGAATCAAATTATAGATGAATCTCAAGGAAATCGTACGGAACTGGCTGTAAGTCCGGCTAATCCACTATATGTTTACGCTGTTATGGTAAATGATGATGATGGTTTGTACGGCGTTTTTAAATCGGAAAATGCCGGAGAATCATTTGATATGGTTTATGATCCAGCTGCTGAAGGAGGTTTGAATATCCTTGGTTGGGATAATGGTGATGATGACGGTGGTCAAGGATGGTATGATTTAGCTATAGCTGTATCTCCAACTTCAGCAAATTTTCTTTTTATTGGTGGTATAAATACGTGGATATCAATTGATGGTGGATTAACTTGGGAGATGATGAATCATTGGTATGGCGGATTTGAATCACCTGAGGTTCACGCTGATAAGCATTATTTGGGATTTCAGACAGGAACAAGAAATTTGTTCGAGGGAAATGATGGGGGTATATACAAAACAAGTAATTTCACAGAATGGACTGATTTAACTAATGGTATTGTTAATTCTCAAATCTACAGATTAAGTACTTCTCAAACGGATGTTAATCAGGGTATTACCGGACTGCAGGATAACGGAACAAAGCTTTCGTATTATGATGATTGGTATACCGTAAAAGGAGGTGATGGAGCAGAATGTATAATAGATTATACCGATGAAGACATACAGTATGGATCTGGTGTAAACGGTCAAATTTCTAGAACTATGGCTAATTGGTCGGGATCTGAAACTGATATTTCAGATAATATTCCAGGTGGAGCTGATGGGGCGTGGATAACTCCTTATATTTTGAATCCGGTTAATCCAAAAAGTTTATATGTTGGTTATAATGAAATTTGGAAGACGGAAGATAGAGGTGATAATTTTGTTCAGATAAGTGATTTTCAAGAATCTCCTTTGCAGTCCTTAGCAATATCTCCGGCTGATACAAATACTATTTATGCTGCTACTTATTATACCATATATCATACAGATAATATCGATAATGGTTGGATTGATATTACCGGAACTCTTCCTGTTAGTGATGCTAAGATTACTTATATTGCTGTAAAGGATGATGACGCAAATACCGTTTGGGTTACTATGAGTGGTTATGATGGTTATGGCGTTTGGGAAAGTACTAATGCAGGTCAAGATTGGTCAAATATTTCAGATGGACTTCCCGATGTTCCTTGCAATACTATTGTACAAAATAAATTAAATACGTCAGAAGTTGAGCTTTACGCCGGAACAGATATTGGCGTGTATCTTAAGCTGGGTAACAATCCTTGGGTGTTTTTCAGTACAGGGCTCCCAAATGTTGTAGTAAGCGAATTAGAGATATATTATGATGCGGTAACTCCAAGTGAAAGCAAATTAAAAGCAGCAACTTATGGTCGTGGATTATGGGAAACAAAAGTATATGATAGTGGTATTCAAACAAGAGCAGAGTCATTGTCTAAAGTTATAGAATCTATCTATCCTAACCCTTCAACAGGGCAGTTTAGAATCGATTTTAAAGATTATAACGGTGAAGAAATTGAAGTGGAAATTAGAAGTTTAAGTGGTAAATTAGTGTATAAAAACAGTTTAACCGCTCAGACAAATACAATTAATTTAGAATATCTTGCCGATGGTGTTTATGTGCTACAGATTCAAAAAAATAATCAGCTGTTTGGACAAAGTATTGTAATACAGAAATAG